A stretch of the Diorhabda sublineata isolate icDioSubl1.1 chromosome 11, icDioSubl1.1, whole genome shotgun sequence genome encodes the following:
- the LOC130450456 gene encoding uncharacterized protein LOC130450456, whose translation LQIDKCEFLRKEVAYLGHIVTPEGVKPNPDKILAIQKFPIPKNSKQLKGFLGLLGYYRKFIKDFSKLTKPLTIRLKKDAIINVNDSDYVECFEMCKNMLMNEPILQYPDFTKPFNLTTDASNYALGAVLSQGKIGSDLPVAYASRTLNDSECNYSVIEKELLTIVWATKYFRPYLFGRKFTIVTDHKPLQWLFSLKDPSSKLVRWRLKLEEYDYDIVYKKGALNTNSDCLSRIQININETELQEPQCSKKLLVYMDKFNKKLSSTPDDNVSLIVETDNESNNNENDDEDITVHTNEENPVIGIPISDSAINVGKNQLIFSEVNFEPAVPTIMKLYENKQRIVVQLSKNNFEQDVINFVKEYIVPKTKYFIYFEDPIYEKFSVVLQNHFQDSQIEFTVITNLNKKNGKRNDTQRWKQIRAEGESDEEERRHGMGDFQIMIKKMDESKEREMNTNSQRMEEKIEDMRKQLEEVRSYAENKIQETKQEIPDEMLGRLMEGKEFNLQVLIAPDIETEIIIGYDELEKHKAIIDIEERRLKLDGTWINFEIIALNEEGKVVNNMYKEELKKNYDDEEEGEDEENRIAKDYVHKIEVNEDIKNFKAKTYPIPYKYKDQVRKCIKELLENKIIERSNSQYINPIVVILKKNGELRLCLDARNIKKN comes from the exons ttacaaattgataaatgcGAATTCTTGCGAAAAGAAGTAGCATATCTGGGACATATTGTCACGccagaaggtgtaaaaccgaacccagataaaattttagcaattcaaaaatttccaataccaaaaaattcaaaacaattaaaaggtttCCTTGGACTCCTAGGATATtaccgaaaatttataaaagatttttcaaaattaactaaaccATTAACTATTAGATTGAAAAAAGATGCAATTATTAATGTAAACGATTCAGATTACGTCGAATGCtttgaaatgtgtaaaaatatgttgatgaaTGAACCAATACTTCAATATCCAGATTTTACAAAACCCTTTAACCTTACCACAGATGCCAGCAATTATGCTTTAGGTGCTGTTCTAAGTCAAGGCAAAATAGGCTCTGATTTACCTGTGGCTTACGCCAGCAGAACCCTAAATGATTCAGAATGCAACTATTCTGTAATCGAGAAAGAACTTCTTACCATAGTTTGGGCAACCAAATACTTCCGCCCCTATCtttttggcagaaaatttacaatagttACCGATCATAAACCACTCCAGTGGTTATTCTCACTTAAAGATCCAAGTTCAAAACTTGTTAGATGGCGCTTGAAACTTGAGgaatatgattatgatattgtatacaaaaaggGTGCTTTAAATACCAATAGCGATTGTTTATcccgaattcaaataaatatcaatgaaactgAATTACAAGAACCTcaatgttctaaaaaattactagtttatatggacaaatttaataaaaaactctcaTCAACTCCCGACGATAATGTATCGCTAATAGTTGAAACAGATAacgaaagtaataataatgagaatgacgacgaagatataactgttcatacaaatgaggaaaatcctgtaattggtataccaatttcagattcagcgataaatgttggtaaaaatcaattaatattttcggaaGTAAATTTCGAACCAGCCGTACCTACTATTAtgaaactatatgaaaataaacaaagaattgttgtgcaattatctaaaaacaattttgagcaagatgtcattaatttcgtaaaagaatacatagtaccaaaaactaaatattttatttatttcgaagacccaatttatgaaaaattcagtgtcgttctacaaaatcactttcaagattctcaaattg AGTTTAcagtaataacaaatttaaacaagaaaaatggaaaaaggaatGACACTCAGAGATGGAAACAAATAAGAGCAGAAGGAGAAtcagatgaagaagaaaggagACATGGAATGGGTGATTTCCAA attatgataaaaaaaatggatgaatctaAAGAACgagaaatgaatacaaatagtCAAAGAATGGAAGAGAAAATAGAAGATATGAGAAAACAATTGGAAGAAGTAAGAAGCTatgctgaaaacaaaatacaagaGACAAAACAAGAAATTCCAGATGAAATGTTAGGAAGATTAATGGAA ggaaaagaatttaatttacaagTATTAATTGCTCCAGATATTGAGacagaaataataataggaTATGATGAGCTAGAAAAACATAAAGCCAtaatagatattgaagaaagaagattAAAATTGGATGGAACATGgattaactttgaaataatagctTTGAATGAAGAAGGTAAAGTAGTTAATAATATGTACAaggaagaattgaaaaaaaattatgatgatgaagaagaagggGAAGATGAA gaaaataGAATTGCGAAAGATTATGTACATAAAATAGAAGTCAATGAAGATATTAAGAATTTCAAAGCTAAAACTTATCCTATTCCATACAAGTATAAAGATCAAGTGAGAAAATGTATAAAAGaactattggaaaataaaataatagaaagaagCAACTCACAATACATTAATCCTATTGTtgtgatattaaaaaagaatgGAGAATTGAGACTTTGTTTAGATGCAAGaaatataaagaagaattaa